The following are encoded together in the Montipora capricornis isolate CH-2021 chromosome 5, ASM3666992v2, whole genome shotgun sequence genome:
- the LOC138048584 gene encoding uncharacterized protein, with protein sequence MIKNIEFRQVRDDFQDQLQHDIRKINNSTKAFIPADKTTNYYEVDKTTHDKLIMDNITSTYKKANTNTINTINDEAKDIATNLNIADRAERMAERQAFITLKDHKDNFQNKPTCRLINPAKSEIGRISKQLLEKINTTIRRKTGLNQWKNSTSVINWFSSIQDKHQHTLAVFDIENFYPSITEKLLTDAITFAKQHTSITDRDIDIIMHSRKSLLFDKNTAWIKKNNSSFDVTMGSYDGAEACELVNLFILNDLCNEYGKDNIGLYRDDGLAIFKHTSGPQAERIRKDITRRFKTHGLNITIQTNMKIVNYLDVTFDLTNGTYCPYRKPNDHPQYINTKSNRPPNIIKQIPASISRRISDNSSNEDAFNKAKPVYNSAFKASGYTETLTYNKDKQPARPRSNRQRNIIWYNPPFSKNVKTNVSRTFLKLISKHFPKQHKYHSLFNKNNVKVSYSCMDNMKSIIKKHIKKVTNADTNTDNQVQCNCRNKDQCPLDNKCLTSNVIYNAQVTTNNATKNYIGLTEGTLKQRFSQHKATFKHRKYTNSTELSKYIWKLRDNNQDFNIKWTIISRARPYSNISKRCDLCLTEKLMIITANPGRILNKRSELISKCRHENKFYLRNN encoded by the coding sequence ATGATTAAGAACATTGAATTCAGACAAGTACGAGACGACTTCCAAGACCAACTACAACATGACATCAGGAAAATCAACAATTCTACAAAAGCATTTATACCTGCCGACAAAACAACCAACTACTACGAAGTAGACAAAACCACGCACGACAAGCTGATCATGGACAACATTACATCTACCTACAAGAAAGCCAACACTAACACGATCAACACTATTAACGACGAAGCCAAAGACATCGCTACTAATCTGAACATTGCCGACCGGGCAGAACGTATGGCTGAACGACAAGCTTTTATAACACTCAAAGACCACAAAGACAACTTTCAAAACAAACCCACTTGCCGACTTATTAACCCTGCCAAAAGCGAGATCGGGCGAATTAGCAAACAACTCCTGGAGAAAATCAACACGACAATAAGACGAAAAACCGgcctcaaccaatggaaaaactctACAtccgtaatcaactggttctCATCCATACAAGACAAACACCAACACACCCTCGCTGTATTCGACATCGAAAACTTCTACCCTTCCATCACCGAAAAACTCCTTACTGACGCCATCACCTTTGCCAAACAGCACACTAGTATAACGGACCGCGACATTGACATTATAATGCACTCACGGAAATCCCTCCTCTTCGACAAAAACACTGCCtggatcaagaaaaacaacagttcaTTTGACGTTACCATGGGAAGTTATGACGGAGCAGAAGCGTGTGAATTAGTTAACCTTTTTATTCTTAACGACCTTTGCAACGAATACGGCAAAGATAACATCGGTCTGTACAGAGACGACGGACTTGCAATTTTCAAACACACATCCGGACCACAAGCTGAACGAATAAGGAAAGACATAACAAGACGCTTCAAGACTCATGGACTCAACATAACTATAcagacaaacatgaaaattgttAACTACCTGGACGTCACCTTCGACCTTACAAACGGTACCTACTGCCCTTACAGAAAGCCAAACGACCATCCACAGTACATCAACACAAAGTCCAACCGCCCGCCCAACATCATAAAACAGATACCAGCATCCATCAGCAGACGAATTTCTGATAACTCCTCCAACGAAGACGCATTCAACAAGGCCAAACCAGTCTACAACTCAGCTTTCAAAGCCAGCGGCTATACGGAAACACTGACCTACAACAAAGACAAGCAACCTGCACGACCTCGAAGCAACAGACAAAGAAATATcatctggtacaaccctcctttcaGTAAAAACGTCAAGACTAACGTCAGCAGAACATTTCTCAAACTTATTTCTAAGCACTTCCCGAAACAGCACAAATACCACAGCCTTTTCAACAAGAATAACGTCAAAGTTAGCTACAGCTGCATGGACAACATGAAATCGATCATCAAGAAACACATTAAGAAAGTAACTAATGCTGACACTAATACAGATAACCAAGTACAATGCAATTGCCGTAACAAAGACCAATGCCCGCTTGACAACAAATGCCTGACCTCCAATGTAATTTACAACGCACAAGTGACTACAAACAACGCAACCAAGAACTACATCGGACTGACAGAAGGGACGTTGAAACAAAGATTTTCACAACACAAAGCGACATTTAAACACAGGAAATACACGAACAGCACCGAACTTTCCAAATACATCTGGAAACTACGTGACAATAATCAAGACTTCAACATTAAATGGACTATAATCAGCCGTGCAAGACCCTACAGCAACATTTCTAAACGATGCGACCTATGCTTAACAGAGAAACTGATGATCATTACTGCAAACCCCGGCagaatcctaaacaaaagatcAGAACTGATTTccaagtgccgccacgaaaacaagttttacCTTCGGAACAATTGA